A window from Leifsonia shinshuensis encodes these proteins:
- the tsf gene encoding translation elongation factor Ts, producing MANISIADIKALREQLGTGMVDTKKALEEADGDIEKATEILRLKGAKGNAKRADRSTSEGLVAAKDNGNGTATMIELACETDFVAKGDKFIALADKVLDAAAAAGATTVEEALAAPAGSQTVAELIGDEAAILGEKVELRRIAVVNGEHFAIYLHKTSKDLPPQVGVVLGYAGDDAETARSIAQHISFANPTYLSREDVPADEVENERRIVEEISRNEGKPEAALPKIIEGRLGAYFKQVALLEQEYARDNKLTISQVLKDSGLTVSGFARFKVGA from the coding sequence ATGGCAAACATCAGCATCGCCGACATCAAGGCTCTCCGTGAGCAGCTCGGCACCGGCATGGTCGACACCAAGAAGGCGCTCGAGGAGGCCGATGGCGACATCGAGAAGGCCACCGAGATCCTGCGCCTGAAGGGCGCGAAGGGCAACGCCAAGCGCGCGGACCGCTCCACCAGCGAGGGCCTCGTCGCCGCCAAGGACAACGGCAACGGCACCGCCACGATGATCGAGCTCGCGTGCGAGACCGACTTCGTCGCGAAGGGCGACAAGTTCATCGCCCTCGCCGACAAGGTGCTCGACGCAGCGGCCGCGGCCGGTGCGACCACCGTCGAGGAGGCCCTCGCGGCCCCCGCCGGCAGCCAGACCGTCGCCGAGCTCATCGGTGACGAGGCCGCCATCCTCGGCGAGAAGGTCGAGCTCCGCCGCATCGCCGTCGTGAACGGCGAGCACTTCGCGATCTACCTGCACAAGACCTCCAAGGACCTGCCCCCGCAGGTCGGTGTCGTGCTCGGCTACGCCGGCGACGACGCGGAGACCGCCCGCAGCATCGCGCAGCACATCTCGTTCGCGAACCCGACCTACCTCTCCCGTGAGGACGTCCCGGCCGACGAGGTCGAGAACGAGCGTCGCATCGTCGAGGAGATCTCGCGCAATGAGGGCAAGCCCGAGGCCGCGCTCCCGAAGATCATCGAGGGTCGCCTCGGCGCCTACTTCAAGCAGGTCGCCCTGCTCGAGCAGGAGTACGCCCGCGACAACAAGCTGACCATCAGCCAGGTGCTGAAGGACTCGGGTCTCACCGTGTCCGGCTTCGCCCGGTTCAAGGTCGGCGCGTAG
- a CDS encoding lytic transglycosylase domain-containing protein: MGRREAAAAEIVPLTPANPVGVAFKRSRRPHIRSRAAVWGFAFTAAVGFALVNVVDPFSGATTTPAYAESLQQIPTTERYDGAPAQNLTAPDSAALTITRDAVTVKEKPKPTPTPTPTPTASKKSSSGGGGGAPSAPIPSPGTAQAIAYQMVHDRGWGDDQYGCLVQLWNHESGWRVNASNPSGAYGIPQALPGSKMGPGWQTDASVQISWGLGYVSGRYGTPCGAWGVWQSQGWY, encoded by the coding sequence GTGGGTAGACGAGAAGCAGCAGCAGCAGAGATCGTGCCGCTGACTCCGGCCAACCCGGTCGGCGTCGCATTCAAGCGGTCCCGCCGTCCGCACATCCGGTCGCGAGCAGCGGTGTGGGGTTTCGCGTTCACCGCAGCCGTCGGTTTCGCGCTCGTGAACGTGGTGGATCCCTTCTCCGGCGCGACGACGACGCCGGCCTACGCGGAGTCGCTGCAGCAGATCCCCACGACGGAGCGCTACGACGGTGCTCCCGCCCAGAACCTCACCGCGCCGGACTCGGCGGCCCTCACCATCACCCGCGACGCGGTGACGGTGAAGGAGAAGCCGAAGCCCACTCCGACGCCGACCCCGACGCCCACGGCGTCCAAGAAGTCGTCCAGCGGCGGCGGAGGCGGCGCGCCGTCGGCGCCCATCCCGTCGCCGGGCACCGCGCAGGCGATCGCCTATCAGATGGTGCACGACCGCGGCTGGGGCGACGACCAGTACGGCTGCCTGGTCCAGCTGTGGAACCACGAGTCCGGTTGGCGCGTCAACGCCTCCAACCCGAGCGGCGCGTACGGCATCCCTCAGGCGCTCCCGGGCAGCAAGATGGGCCCCGGCTGGCAGACCGACGCATCGGTGCAGATCTCGTGGGGCCTCGGCTACGTGTCCGGGCGCTACGGCACGCCGTGCGGTGCGTGGGGCGTCTGGCAGTCCCAGGGCTGGTACTGA
- the pyrH gene encoding UMP kinase codes for MSAATQRHPSQRRRVLLKLSGEAFGGGQLGVNPDIVSSIAREIAQAAQDVEIAIVVGGGNFFRGAELSQRGMDRGRADYMGMLGTVMNSLALQDFLEQAGAETRVQSAISMTQVAEPYIPRRAERHLEKGRVVIFGAGAGLPYFSTDTVAAQRALEISADVVLVAKNGVDGMYDDDPRTNPDARKIDQISHQEALQQNLKAVDSTALSLCMDNGMPMRIFGIEPAGNVTAALLGAEIGTLLG; via the coding sequence ATGTCGGCAGCCACTCAGAGACATCCTTCACAGCGGCGCAGAGTCCTTCTGAAGCTCTCCGGCGAGGCCTTCGGCGGAGGCCAGCTGGGGGTCAACCCGGACATCGTCAGCAGCATCGCGCGTGAGATCGCGCAGGCCGCGCAGGACGTCGAGATCGCCATCGTCGTCGGCGGCGGCAACTTCTTCCGCGGAGCCGAGCTGTCGCAGCGCGGCATGGACCGCGGCCGTGCGGACTACATGGGGATGCTCGGGACGGTGATGAACTCGCTGGCCCTCCAGGACTTCCTGGAGCAGGCGGGCGCCGAGACGCGCGTCCAGTCGGCGATCTCCATGACCCAGGTGGCCGAGCCGTACATCCCGCGGCGGGCCGAACGGCACCTCGAGAAGGGCCGGGTCGTCATCTTCGGCGCCGGCGCCGGACTGCCGTACTTCTCCACCGACACGGTGGCCGCCCAGCGGGCGCTCGAGATCAGCGCGGACGTCGTGCTGGTCGCCAAGAACGGTGTCGACGGGATGTACGACGACGACCCGCGCACGAACCCGGACGCGAGGAAGATCGACCAGATCAGTCACCAGGAGGCTCTGCAGCAGAACCTCAAGGCGGTCGACTCGACGGCGCTGAGCCTCTGCATGGACAACGGGATGCCGATGCGCATCTTCGGGATCGAGCCCGCCGGCAACGTGACCGCCGCCCTCCTCGGCGCGGAGATCGGGACACTGCTCGGCTGA
- a CDS encoding phosphatidate cytidylyltransferase — protein MSDDSSPGAPDPVPRGKARSREEFRAQVQATRADFERQVQARKAQLDATQERIAERTGRNLILAIVIGLGVGALVLVSLIFIKELFLVFGVAMAGFATFELVQAFRVSGRRVPRIPSILAAAGIVPVSFFLHSGGQLVSLSAGIVLVVVWRLIEEAVVPAARRGSAALGRDLLWSVFVQLYITLLASFVILLLAEPGGEWWVLAFLILVVSVDTGAYVSGLSWGKHPMAPTISPKKTWEGFAGAAAAAIIAGILLSVFMLGEPWWFGVVFGVVLLLTATAGDLAESLIKRDLGIKDMSSWLPGHGGFLDRLDSILPSAAATYVLFLIFR, from the coding sequence ATGAGCGACGACAGCAGTCCCGGCGCGCCGGACCCGGTACCGCGCGGAAAGGCGCGATCCCGGGAGGAGTTCCGGGCGCAGGTGCAGGCCACCCGCGCCGACTTCGAGCGTCAGGTGCAGGCGCGCAAGGCTCAGCTCGACGCGACCCAGGAGCGGATCGCGGAGCGCACGGGCCGCAACCTGATCCTGGCGATCGTCATCGGCCTGGGCGTCGGCGCGCTCGTCCTGGTCAGCCTGATCTTCATCAAGGAGCTCTTCCTGGTGTTCGGCGTGGCCATGGCCGGCTTCGCCACCTTCGAACTCGTTCAGGCGTTCCGCGTCTCCGGGCGGCGCGTGCCCCGCATCCCGTCGATCCTGGCGGCCGCGGGGATCGTCCCGGTCTCGTTCTTCCTGCACTCGGGCGGCCAGCTGGTCTCGCTGTCCGCGGGGATCGTCCTGGTCGTCGTGTGGCGGCTGATCGAGGAGGCGGTGGTCCCCGCCGCCCGGCGCGGGTCGGCCGCACTGGGGCGCGACCTGCTGTGGTCGGTGTTCGTGCAGCTGTACATCACGCTGCTCGCCAGCTTCGTCATCCTGCTGCTGGCGGAGCCCGGCGGCGAGTGGTGGGTGCTCGCGTTCCTGATCCTGGTCGTGTCGGTCGACACGGGCGCCTACGTGAGCGGACTCTCCTGGGGCAAGCACCCCATGGCGCCCACGATCAGTCCGAAGAAGACCTGGGAGGGCTTCGCCGGCGCGGCAGCGGCTGCGATCATCGCGGGCATCCTGCTCTCGGTGTTCATGCTCGGGGAGCCGTGGTGGTTCGGCGTGGTGTTCGGCGTCGTCCTGCTCCTGACGGCCACCGCCGGAGACCTCGCCGAGTCGCTGATCAAGCGGGACCTCGGCATCAAGGACATGAGCTCGTGGCTGCCGGGGCACGGGGGATTCCTCGACCGGCTGGACTCCATCCTCCCGTCGGCAGCGGCCACCTACGTCCTGTTCCTCATCTTCCGATGA
- the rpsB gene encoding 30S ribosomal protein S2 has translation MAVVTMRQLLDSGVHFGHQTRRWNPKMKRFILTERSGSYIIDLQQSLAYIDKTYDFVRETVAHGGTILFVGTKKQAQQAIAEQATRVGQPYVNQRWLGGLLTNFQTVSKRLARMKELEELDFEGTTSGFTKKELLIKKRELDKLHKSLGGIRNLSKTPSALWVVDTKKEHLAIDEAKKLGIPVIGILDTNCDPDEVQYPIPGNDDAIRSVTLLTRIVADAAAEGLIQRHQKPEEGAEPAEPLAEWEQELLQTSSDEVQSSAETTKAADADLAEAKADSAEVVAEGEADAEAAEAAAAPESE, from the coding sequence ATGGCCGTCGTCACCATGCGCCAGCTGCTCGACAGCGGCGTCCACTTCGGACACCAGACCCGCCGCTGGAACCCGAAGATGAAGCGCTTCATCCTCACCGAGCGCTCGGGCAGCTACATCATCGACCTGCAGCAGTCCCTCGCGTACATCGACAAGACGTACGACTTCGTGCGCGAGACCGTCGCCCACGGCGGCACCATCCTCTTTGTCGGCACCAAGAAGCAGGCCCAGCAGGCGATCGCCGAGCAGGCGACCCGCGTCGGCCAGCCCTACGTGAACCAGCGCTGGCTGGGTGGTCTGCTGACCAACTTCCAGACCGTGTCCAAGCGCCTCGCGCGCATGAAGGAGCTCGAGGAGCTCGACTTCGAGGGCACCACCAGCGGCTTCACCAAGAAGGAGCTGCTGATCAAGAAGCGCGAGCTGGACAAGCTCCACAAGTCGCTGGGCGGCATCCGCAACCTGTCGAAGACCCCGAGCGCGCTCTGGGTCGTCGACACCAAGAAGGAGCACCTCGCGATCGACGAGGCCAAGAAGCTGGGCATCCCGGTCATCGGCATCCTCGACACGAACTGCGACCCGGACGAGGTCCAGTACCCGATCCCGGGCAACGACGACGCGATCCGCTCCGTCACGCTGCTGACCCGCATCGTGGCCGACGCGGCCGCCGAGGGCCTCATCCAGCGTCACCAGAAGCCCGAGGAGGGCGCCGAGCCGGCCGAGCCGCTCGCCGAGTGGGAGCAGGAGCTGCTGCAGACCTCGTCCGACGAGGTGCAGTCCAGCGCCGAGACCACCAAGGCCGCTGACGCCGACCTGGCCGAGGCCAAGGCCGATTCGGCCGAGGTCGTCGCCGAGGGCGAGGCCGACGCGGAGGCCGCCGAGGCCGCCGCTGCGCCCGAGTCCGAGTAA
- the frr gene encoding ribosome recycling factor: protein MIADVISDARQRMSKTVDAARDDFGTVSAGRANPALFQKVLVDYYGSPTPLAQLAGLQNPEARVLLVTPYDKSALKDIEKAIVNMPNLSANVGNDGEIVRVTLPELTEDRRKEFVKIVRSKGEDAKVALRNIRRKAKDDLDALKGEVGDDEVARGEKELETLTRTHVEAVDEALKRKEAELLEV, encoded by the coding sequence GTGATCGCGGATGTGATTTCCGATGCCCGCCAGCGCATGAGCAAGACCGTGGATGCTGCGAGGGACGACTTCGGCACGGTGAGCGCGGGCCGCGCCAACCCGGCTCTGTTCCAGAAGGTGCTGGTCGACTACTACGGGTCGCCGACCCCGCTGGCCCAGCTGGCCGGCCTCCAGAACCCCGAGGCCCGCGTCCTGCTGGTCACGCCGTACGACAAGTCGGCGCTCAAGGACATCGAGAAGGCCATCGTCAACATGCCGAACCTGTCGGCCAACGTGGGCAACGACGGCGAGATCGTGCGCGTCACCCTCCCGGAGCTCACCGAGGACCGCCGCAAGGAGTTCGTGAAGATCGTCCGCAGCAAGGGCGAGGACGCCAAGGTCGCGCTCCGCAACATCCGCCGCAAGGCCAAGGACGACCTCGACGCGCTGAAGGGCGAGGTCGGGGACGACGAGGTGGCGCGCGGCGAGAAGGAGCTCGAGACGCTGACCCGCACCCACGTGGAGGCCGTCGACGAGGCTCTGAAGCGCAAGGAAGCCGAGCTGCTCGAGGTCTAG
- a CDS encoding DivIVA domain-containing protein codes for MSTFPRSPKSKPGYDVEQVDEFLATARRAYDGDASAPDLTAADIRHTAFAMTKGGYSTTHVDAALERLEDAFSAREREAARARQGDAAWFEEARTTAQVILNRLDRPLGQRFDRVSLLTLGYNRNDVDRFANRLVRYFQDGRPMSVEEVRTVTFREQRGGYREVQVDLLLDSVTDVMLAVR; via the coding sequence GTGAGCACCTTCCCCCGCAGCCCCAAGTCGAAGCCGGGCTACGACGTCGAACAGGTGGACGAGTTCCTCGCGACGGCGCGCCGTGCCTACGACGGAGACGCGTCGGCGCCGGACCTGACCGCGGCCGACATCCGGCACACCGCGTTCGCGATGACGAAGGGCGGCTACTCCACGACCCATGTGGATGCGGCGCTCGAGCGGCTCGAGGACGCGTTCTCGGCCCGTGAGCGCGAGGCCGCGCGAGCGCGCCAGGGCGACGCCGCGTGGTTCGAGGAGGCGCGGACGACCGCGCAGGTCATCCTGAATCGGCTCGACCGGCCGCTCGGGCAGCGTTTCGACCGGGTGAGCCTGCTCACGCTCGGCTACAACCGCAACGACGTCGACCGGTTCGCCAACCGCTTGGTGCGCTACTTCCAGGACGGACGGCCGATGAGCGTCGAGGAGGTGCGCACCGTGACGTTCCGCGAGCAGCGGGGCGGATACCGCGAGGTGCAGGTCGATCTGCTGCTCGACAGCGTGACCGACGTGATGCTGGCGGTTCGCTGA